A stretch of the Deltaproteobacteria bacterium genome encodes the following:
- a CDS encoding acetyl-CoA C-acetyltransferase, whose product MSGRSVIVSAARTPIGSFLGSLASFSAPQLGGIAIKECLKRAGIEGSLVQEVIMGNVLTAAVGQSPARQAILAAGLPKETGALTIGKVCGSGLKAVMLADQMIRSGDREVIVAGGMESMSQAPYALLKAREGYRMGNGEIIDTMVKDGLWDVYNNFHMGSAAELCAEKYGITKADQDQFAVQSYLRALEATKNGRFKDEIVAVPVPQKKGDPILVSEDEEPKRGNTEKLPQVRPAFKKDGTVTAGNASSINDGAAALLVMSEAKALGLGLKPLATILAHEQASIEPEWFTIAPAVAMEKALAKASLTSEQIDLWEVNEAFAVVSLFNNQKIKIPNDKVNVNGGAVALGHPIGASGARILVTLLYEMQRRKAKRGLASLCIGGGEGVALIVELN is encoded by the coding sequence ATGTCAGGTCGATCTGTTATTGTTAGCGCAGCGCGTACTCCCATTGGGAGTTTTTTGGGAAGCCTTGCTTCTTTTTCAGCCCCACAACTGGGTGGGATTGCTATTAAAGAATGTCTTAAGCGAGCGGGCATTGAAGGAAGTTTAGTGCAAGAAGTGATTATGGGGAATGTGTTAACCGCGGCAGTTGGGCAATCGCCTGCCCGCCAAGCTATATTAGCTGCAGGCTTACCAAAAGAAACTGGCGCCTTAACGATTGGTAAAGTTTGTGGGTCGGGGTTAAAGGCCGTGATGTTGGCTGATCAAATGATCCGAAGTGGCGATCGTGAAGTGATTGTAGCCGGTGGGATGGAAAGCATGAGCCAGGCACCCTACGCTTTGCTTAAGGCCCGCGAAGGTTATCGCATGGGTAATGGCGAAATTATCGATACGATGGTAAAAGATGGCCTTTGGGATGTTTATAATAATTTTCACATGGGAAGTGCCGCTGAACTTTGTGCCGAGAAATATGGGATTACCAAAGCAGACCAAGATCAATTCGCAGTGCAAAGTTATTTGCGAGCCTTAGAGGCCACCAAGAATGGTCGATTTAAAGATGAAATTGTTGCTGTCCCAGTTCCCCAGAAAAAGGGCGACCCTATCTTGGTTTCCGAAGATGAAGAACCTAAACGTGGCAACACTGAAAAATTACCTCAAGTAAGGCCCGCCTTTAAAAAAGATGGTACGGTCACTGCAGGCAATGCCAGTAGTATTAATGATGGCGCGGCGGCATTGCTGGTGATGAGTGAAGCTAAAGCCTTGGGCTTAGGTTTAAAACCACTGGCTACTATTCTTGCCCATGAACAGGCCTCGATTGAACCAGAATGGTTTACGATAGCCCCGGCAGTAGCTATGGAAAAGGCCTTGGCCAAAGCGAGCTTGACGTCAGAACAAATTGATCTTTGGGAAGTCAACGAAGCCTTTGCGGTGGTGTCGTTGTTCAATAATCAAAAAATTAAAATTCCCAACGACAAAGTGAATGTAAATGGTGGCGCGGTGGCCTTAGGGCATCCGATTGGTGCCAGCGGGGCGCGCATTTTGGTGACGTTGCTCTATGAAATGCAACGTCGTAAGGCTAAACGCGGGTTGGCAAGTTTGTGCATTGGAGGAGGAGAGGGCGTCGCTTTAATTGTAGAGTTAAATTAG
- a CDS encoding 3-hydroxybutyryl-CoA dehydrogenase: MKKIGVVGMGIMGSGIVQVVAQSGFAVVGVELDQGRADKAISKISGGLAKLVEKGKIEAKIKDATLANIRGTVDLTQMGECDLVIDAITENVHNKVELFRKLSKICRPEVVIASNTSSISITNLASVTDRPEKVVGMHFFNPVPVMKLLEIIRARQTSDETYQTAVAVGEKLGKKMVTVQDSPGFIVNRCLIPFLNEAIYTLAEGVGTPQDIDNAIKLGLNHPMGPLELADFVGLDTTLAVLEVFYQEFGDPKYRPCLLLKKYVEAGWLGRKSGRGFYNYS, encoded by the coding sequence ATTAAAAAAATTGGTGTAGTAGGAATGGGAATTATGGGCAGTGGTATTGTGCAAGTGGTTGCCCAGAGCGGTTTTGCTGTCGTTGGGGTTGAACTCGACCAAGGGCGAGCCGACAAAGCCATTAGCAAGATTTCAGGAGGTCTAGCTAAGTTAGTTGAAAAGGGTAAGATCGAGGCAAAAATCAAAGATGCAACCTTGGCCAATATTCGTGGCACGGTTGATTTAACTCAAATGGGTGAATGCGATTTAGTCATCGATGCGATTACCGAAAATGTTCATAACAAGGTCGAATTATTTCGCAAACTTTCAAAAATTTGCCGCCCGGAGGTGGTGATAGCTTCTAACACTTCCAGCATTTCCATTACCAATTTAGCCAGCGTGACTGATCGTCCTGAAAAAGTTGTTGGGATGCATTTTTTTAATCCGGTTCCTGTGATGAAGCTGCTTGAGATTATTCGCGCCCGTCAAACCAGTGACGAAACTTATCAAACGGCCGTAGCCGTCGGTGAAAAGCTCGGTAAAAAAATGGTAACCGTGCAAGACTCGCCCGGGTTTATTGTAAATCGTTGTTTGATTCCTTTTCTTAATGAGGCCATCTATACATTAGCCGAAGGTGTGGGTACGCCCCAAGATATTGATAACGCCATTAAGCTGGGGTTAAACCACCCCATGGGGCCACTCGAATTAGCTGATTTTGTGGGCCTTGACACCACCTTGGCGGTGTTAGAAGTTTTTTATCAAGAATTTGGTGACCCTAAATATCGCCCCTGTCTGCTTTTGAAAAAATATGTCGAAGCCGGTTGGTTGGGTCGCAAAAGCGGAAGGGGATTTTATAATTATTCGTAA
- a CDS encoding DnaJ domain-containing protein: protein MQNNKDFYKILGVSPQASQPELKKAYRELVKKYHPDLTKGDKEKEEKFKEISAAYDVLGDEKKRKEYDLMRSNPFAGGGGFDFNQNWGGAGGRKRGQADWGPFEYSTYTGQGGANGEDLGDIFGEIFGNMRGPGSAGRRSSQRQTGADLHHKLNIDFMDALRGTTIKVALPHLGRTEKLNVKIPPGVDTSSKVRVAGKGQPGLHGGSPGDLYIEIEVGSHPYFKRRGDDLFIDAPITLQEAIAGATIEIPSLDGKVKVKVPPGVQSGQQLRLKGKGVYNPKLKQTGDQYVVLQIHLPKAVGEKGKTLLEELEKLHPYHPREKFYQ, encoded by the coding sequence ATGCAGAATAATAAAGACTTCTATAAAATATTAGGTGTGTCGCCACAGGCAAGCCAGCCCGAGCTTAAAAAGGCCTACCGTGAGTTGGTTAAAAAATACCATCCCGATCTAACCAAGGGCGATAAAGAAAAAGAAGAAAAGTTTAAAGAAATATCAGCGGCCTATGATGTGTTAGGCGATGAAAAAAAACGCAAAGAATATGATTTGATGCGCAGCAATCCCTTTGCCGGCGGTGGTGGTTTTGATTTTAATCAGAATTGGGGTGGGGCAGGTGGCCGAAAAAGAGGGCAGGCAGATTGGGGCCCTTTTGAATATTCAACTTATACGGGACAGGGAGGGGCTAATGGTGAAGACTTGGGGGATATTTTTGGCGAAATCTTCGGCAACATGCGTGGGCCTGGTTCAGCAGGGCGGCGATCCTCTCAACGACAAACGGGCGCTGATTTACACCATAAGCTTAATATTGATTTTATGGATGCGTTACGCGGCACGACCATCAAAGTCGCTTTACCTCATTTAGGCCGTACCGAAAAACTCAATGTCAAAATTCCGCCAGGGGTTGATACAAGTTCCAAGGTGAGGGTGGCAGGTAAAGGCCAACCTGGGCTGCATGGGGGCTCGCCGGGGGATCTCTACATTGAAATCGAGGTGGGGAGTCATCCTTATTTTAAGCGAAGAGGCGATGATTTATTCATTGATGCCCCTATTACTTTACAAGAAGCGATCGCAGGTGCAACGATTGAAATTCCTTCGCTGGATGGAAAAGTTAAAGTTAAAGTTCCACCCGGGGTGCAAAGTGGGCAGCAATTGCGTTTAAAAGGCAAGGGGGTTTATAACCCCAAATTAAAACAGACCGGCGATCAATATGTGGTGTTGCAAATTCATTTGCCCAAAGCTGTAGGTGAAAAAGGCAAAACCTTGTTAGAAGAATTAGAAAAGTTACACCCCTACCATCCACGCGAGAAGTTTTATCAATAA
- a CDS encoding NAD(P)/FAD-dependent oxidoreductase, translating to MRIVVIGAGIVGLHVAEALRSKGHEVFVLEKEKFLAEHTSGRNSGVIHAGIFYESGSLKEKFCVEGNRLTYEWVKKLKIPFLPCGKLILLEPHQHEQAEKFLEKLKNLKIPEPRWIKASEIETYQPNIRKTDALLIPSSGILDAATYVKQLALYFENQGGQLLLSCEVLEAKPHELTTTRGPIEFDCAINSAGLWCDQFALASGLLGYEIKPCRGDYYVASLPIVQRPIYHLPDPKGLGLGIHFTPTMDNQTLLGPNAFFIEEKSDYHHRSEEAPFQQAIKQDLPGCGTPYLNPGYSGNRPKLFHDGKPVRDFTILQHSNWIHLLGIESPGLTSAPCIAQHVLSMLQ from the coding sequence ATGAGAATTGTGGTTATTGGTGCGGGGATTGTGGGGTTACATGTTGCTGAAGCGTTGCGAAGTAAGGGGCATGAGGTTTTTGTTTTGGAAAAGGAAAAATTTCTTGCTGAACATACGAGTGGCCGTAACAGTGGGGTTATTCATGCGGGGATTTTTTATGAATCGGGGAGTTTAAAAGAAAAATTTTGTGTGGAGGGGAATCGGTTGACCTATGAATGGGTCAAAAAACTTAAAATTCCCTTTTTGCCTTGCGGAAAACTCATTTTGCTTGAACCTCATCAACACGAGCAAGCTGAAAAATTTTTAGAAAAATTGAAAAACCTAAAAATCCCTGAGCCACGTTGGATCAAGGCATCTGAAATCGAAACCTATCAACCCAATATTCGAAAAACCGATGCCCTCTTGATCCCCAGTTCTGGAATTTTAGATGCAGCCACCTATGTTAAACAATTGGCCTTATATTTTGAAAATCAAGGCGGGCAACTTCTTTTAAGTTGCGAAGTGCTTGAAGCCAAGCCTCATGAATTAACCACCACCCGCGGGCCCATTGAATTTGATTGTGCCATCAATAGTGCTGGACTGTGGTGCGACCAATTCGCCTTAGCATCGGGGCTATTAGGTTACGAAATCAAACCCTGCCGTGGTGATTATTATGTGGCGAGCCTTCCAATCGTGCAACGCCCCATTTATCATCTGCCCGATCCAAAGGGCTTAGGGCTTGGTATTCATTTTACTCCAACCATGGATAACCAAACCTTATTGGGCCCCAATGCATTTTTCATTGAAGAAAAATCCGATTACCATCACCGTTCTGAAGAAGCCCCATTTCAACAGGCGATTAAACAAGATTTACCGGGCTGCGGAACTCCCTATTTAAATCCTGGTTACTCGGGTAATCGCCCTAAATTATTTCACGATGGAAAACCCGTTCGAGATTTTACGATCCTTCAACATTCTAACTGGATTCATCTATTAGGAATCGAATCCCCTGGCCTCACCAGTGCGCCTTGCATCGCACAGCATGTGTTATCGATGTTACAATGA
- a CDS encoding flippase-like domain-containing protein: MKITMKVRLKENFLNILGIGFSIAFIVLTYYSINLKDFYQALKLPYPWQLLWVPFFDLLVLLTKAIRWKLILQPFLPVKTKDLFELISIGSMGNNILPLKAGEILRGAFLAKQSQKPFSQVLGSIGFEHFFDGIGLLIILIVLSFKLPIPKGLSYSAYVLAIILLGTVILLMVLRKLRIDLKQWEKSHPFFRWPIEFLYHLNNLGKLIQSPKRFCYIIFNTLVVWSIVAYSLIFVHHAFGLSLGIETLFFILVAFNLATAIPSAPGSIGTFEFACVLAYHYLGISREVGLSLGLYFHMMQFIPITMLGLIFYFKWSRRFKISMGSLEKIRKEIKQL, translated from the coding sequence ATGAAAATTACAATGAAAGTACGGCTCAAAGAAAATTTTCTCAATATACTAGGCATTGGCTTTTCTATCGCTTTTATCGTTCTCACCTATTATTCAATTAATCTAAAAGATTTTTACCAGGCCTTAAAGTTGCCCTACCCTTGGCAACTTTTGTGGGTCCCCTTTTTTGATCTCTTAGTTTTATTAACCAAAGCCATTCGTTGGAAACTTATTTTACAACCCTTTCTGCCTGTCAAAACCAAAGACCTTTTCGAATTGATCAGCATTGGCTCAATGGGCAATAATATCTTGCCACTGAAGGCTGGTGAAATTTTACGCGGGGCCTTTTTAGCCAAACAAAGCCAAAAACCTTTTAGCCAAGTACTAGGCAGTATTGGGTTTGAACATTTTTTTGATGGGATTGGACTATTGATCATTCTCATTGTTTTAAGTTTTAAACTCCCCATTCCCAAGGGCTTGAGCTACAGCGCATATGTTTTAGCCATCATCTTATTAGGCACCGTTATTCTGTTAATGGTGCTTAGAAAATTACGCATTGATCTCAAACAATGGGAAAAATCTCACCCCTTCTTTCGCTGGCCCATTGAATTTCTCTACCATCTAAACAATCTTGGCAAACTCATTCAATCGCCTAAACGTTTTTGTTACATCATCTTTAATACGCTTGTTGTTTGGAGCATTGTGGCCTACTCACTCATCTTTGTTCATCATGCCTTTGGGTTGTCGCTTGGTATTGAAACACTTTTTTTTATTCTGGTAGCCTTTAACTTGGCCACCGCCATACCCAGTGCCCCGGGTAGCATTGGCACCTTTGAGTTTGCCTGTGTGTTGGCTTATCATTATTTGGGAATCAGTAGAGAAGTGGGATTAAGCCTTGGGCTATACTTTCACATGATGCAGTTTATCCCCATCACCATGCTTGGCTTAATTTTTTATTTTAAATGGAGTCGGCGGTTCAAAATTTCGATGGGTTCGTTAGAGAAGATACGCAAAGAAATAAAACAATTATAA
- a CDS encoding methylmalonyl-CoA mutase family protein: MKRSKSKKEWEENTLNPFLEKTSSSKKKYSTLSDLEIQALYTEEDSHHSKDKLGYPGEFPYTRGVYPNMYRGRFWTMRQFAGFGTPEDTNKRFHYLLEHGQTGLSTAFHFPTLMGYDSDSPRARGEVGVCGVAVDTLRDMEVLFDKIPLDRVTTSMTINPPAFVLLAMYVAVGEKQGVPIHKLGGTTQNDILKEYIAQNSYVFPPRPSMRIIVDMIEYTTKHMPKWYPISISGYHIREAGSTAVQELAFTIADGIAYVEACLARGLNIDDFAPKLSFFWDVHNDFFEEIAKLRAARRMWAHIMHDRFKAKNPESMRMKFHCQTAGVSLTAQQPLNNVTRVTLQALAAVLGGTQSLHTNSLDETLALPSDEAVQVALRTQQIIAHESGVSNTVDPLAGSYFVENLTDQLEELANKYIKKIDELGGMVKALDSGYPIKEIAEASFKLQRDFEKKERVVVGVNDFVSDLDKPLEILKIDAKVAQTQIANLKKVKDSRDQAAVSKSLATLKQVAQTNENIMPHVLEAVRAYTSVGEIMGTLREVFGEHHDPCIL; this comes from the coding sequence ATGAAACGCTCCAAATCTAAAAAAGAATGGGAAGAAAACACCCTCAACCCTTTTTTAGAAAAGACCAGCTCCAGCAAAAAAAAATATTCCACGCTTTCTGATTTAGAAATCCAAGCCCTCTATACCGAAGAAGACAGCCATCATTCAAAAGATAAATTGGGTTATCCAGGCGAGTTTCCTTATACTCGGGGCGTTTATCCCAACATGTATCGGGGCCGTTTTTGGACCATGCGGCAATTTGCTGGCTTTGGCACCCCCGAAGATACCAATAAACGTTTTCATTATTTGCTAGAGCACGGGCAAACTGGGCTTTCCACTGCCTTTCATTTTCCAACCCTTATGGGCTACGATTCAGATTCACCAAGGGCCCGCGGGGAGGTTGGAGTTTGTGGAGTGGCGGTAGATACGCTGCGCGACATGGAAGTGCTTTTTGACAAAATCCCCTTAGATCGTGTGACCACCTCCATGACGATTAACCCACCGGCCTTTGTGTTGTTGGCAATGTACGTGGCAGTGGGTGAAAAACAAGGGGTGCCTATTCACAAATTAGGTGGCACCACCCAAAACGATATTTTAAAAGAATACATTGCGCAAAATTCTTATGTCTTTCCACCGCGGCCTTCGATGCGAATTATTGTAGATATGATTGAATATACCACCAAGCACATGCCTAAGTGGTACCCCATCAGTATTAGCGGTTATCACATCCGCGAAGCGGGTTCGACCGCAGTGCAAGAGTTGGCCTTTACGATTGCCGATGGCATTGCCTATGTCGAAGCTTGCTTAGCACGGGGTTTAAATATCGATGATTTTGCGCCTAAACTTTCTTTCTTTTGGGATGTGCACAATGATTTTTTTGAAGAAATTGCGAAATTGCGTGCCGCTCGCCGCATGTGGGCGCATATTATGCATGATCGTTTCAAAGCCAAAAATCCAGAGTCGATGCGCATGAAATTTCATTGCCAAACCGCCGGGGTTTCATTGACTGCGCAACAACCGCTCAACAATGTAACTCGGGTGACCCTGCAGGCCTTGGCTGCTGTGCTAGGTGGAACGCAATCGCTGCATACCAATTCTTTAGATGAAACTTTGGCCTTGCCCAGTGATGAAGCGGTGCAAGTGGCTTTGCGTACCCAACAAATCATTGCCCATGAAAGCGGTGTGTCTAATACCGTCGACCCCTTAGCCGGTTCTTACTTTGTTGAAAACCTGACCGATCAATTAGAAGAATTGGCTAATAAATATATCAAAAAAATAGACGAGTTAGGAGGCATGGTTAAAGCATTAGATTCGGGTTATCCCATCAAAGAAATAGCCGAGGCTTCTTTTAAATTACAACGGGACTTCGAGAAAAAAGAACGGGTCGTTGTGGGAGTGAATGATTTTGTGTCCGACCTTGATAAGCCTTTAGAGATTTTAAAAATTGATGCCAAGGTAGCCCAGACCCAAATCGCCAATCTTAAAAAAGTAAAAGACTCGCGTGATCAAGCCGCAGTTTCGAAATCCCTTGCTACCCTCAAACAAGTCGCCCAGACTAATGAAAATATAATGCCGCATGTATTAGAGGCGGTGCGTGCCTACACTAGCGTAGGCGAAATCATGGGGACGTTGCGCGAAGTATTCGGCGAACACCACGACCCCTGCATTCTTTAA
- a CDS encoding enoyl-CoA hydratase/isomerase family protein, giving the protein MEPKNLLIEKNQGVALVKINRPQALNALNPEVLGELQCLFTGLSSDSAVKVIILTGSGEKAFVAGADITAMKTMSALEAKKFCDLGHETMQLIENCPKPVIAAVNGFALGGGLELALACDFIYAAENAKLGLPEVNLGIFPGFGGTQRLSRLIGKNKAKELIFSARMLSAQEALSWGIVNKVVAAPELLAETRKVAETLLTKGPVAIRLAKQAINEGADLDIQSGLNLERGIFPMIFATADQKEGVTAFLEKRAANFKGN; this is encoded by the coding sequence ATGGAACCTAAAAACTTACTCATAGAAAAAAACCAGGGTGTTGCCTTGGTTAAAATCAATCGTCCGCAGGCGCTCAATGCCTTAAACCCTGAAGTATTGGGTGAATTACAATGTTTGTTCACCGGCTTAAGTAGCGATTCTGCCGTTAAGGTTATTATTCTGACCGGTAGTGGTGAAAAGGCCTTTGTGGCCGGGGCTGATATTACGGCTATGAAGACGATGAGTGCGTTAGAGGCCAAAAAGTTTTGTGACCTTGGCCATGAAACAATGCAGCTCATTGAAAACTGTCCCAAACCGGTGATCGCGGCAGTAAATGGTTTTGCCCTGGGTGGTGGCTTAGAATTGGCCCTAGCTTGTGATTTTATTTACGCTGCTGAGAATGCCAAATTGGGTTTACCCGAAGTAAACTTAGGTATCTTTCCAGGCTTTGGTGGCACCCAACGTTTGTCCCGGTTGATCGGAAAAAATAAAGCCAAAGAACTTATCTTTTCAGCACGCATGCTTTCAGCTCAAGAAGCCCTTAGCTGGGGAATCGTCAATAAAGTTGTGGCAGCGCCTGAGTTATTAGCCGAAACGCGCAAAGTTGCGGAAACTTTATTAACCAAAGGGCCAGTGGCCATTCGTCTGGCAAAGCAAGCCATCAACGAAGGGGCAGATTTAGATATTCAAAGCGGGTTAAATTTAGAGCGTGGGATTTTTCCCATGATTTTTGCGACTGCTGATCAAAAAGAAGGTGTGACGGCCTTTTTAGAAAAGCGCGCCGCCAATTTTAAAGGTAATTAG
- a CDS encoding acyl-CoA dehydrogenase, with translation MDFQLTEEQKMIQQMARDFAQREVAPVAAKLDESSTFPAMHLKKMAELGLMGMMIPTEWGGSGLDTLSYVLALEEISAACASTAVTMSVNNSLYCGPLLKFGTEAQKQKYLKPFASGEKLGAYCLSEPGTGSDAANQRTVAMLKGDKYILNGTKNFITNGPHADAMVVYAMTDKEKRHKGISCFIVEKNFLGFSIGKIENKLGIRASSTSEIVLENCEVPKENLLSGEGQGFVVAMNTLDAGRIGIGTQALGIARAAFEAARKYSIEREAFGKKIAEFGSIQDYLADMNTKIDAARLLIHRAAWMKDQGVAFSKQAAMGKLFASEAAMWITTKAIQVFGGYGYMKDYPVERLFRDAKITEIYEGTSEIQRLVIARNLLKEIS, from the coding sequence ATGGATTTCCAATTAACCGAAGAACAAAAAATGATTCAGCAAATGGCCCGCGACTTTGCCCAGCGTGAAGTTGCACCGGTGGCCGCTAAGCTAGATGAATCCAGCACCTTCCCTGCCATGCATTTAAAAAAGATGGCTGAACTTGGCCTGATGGGCATGATGATTCCCACGGAGTGGGGTGGTTCAGGTCTCGATACTTTAAGTTATGTGTTGGCCTTAGAAGAAATTTCTGCCGCCTGCGCTTCAACCGCAGTGACCATGTCGGTAAATAATTCTTTGTATTGTGGGCCACTCTTAAAATTTGGAACTGAAGCCCAAAAACAAAAATATTTAAAACCTTTTGCCAGTGGTGAAAAGTTAGGCGCCTATTGTTTGTCAGAACCTGGTACGGGCTCTGATGCTGCGAATCAGCGTACGGTTGCTATGCTTAAAGGCGACAAATATATCCTCAATGGCACCAAGAATTTTATAACCAATGGCCCTCATGCCGATGCCATGGTGGTTTATGCCATGACCGACAAAGAAAAAAGGCATAAGGGGATTTCGTGTTTTATTGTTGAGAAAAATTTCTTAGGCTTTTCGATTGGAAAGATTGAAAATAAATTGGGAATCCGCGCCTCGTCAACGTCTGAAATCGTGTTAGAAAATTGTGAAGTTCCAAAAGAAAATTTATTGAGTGGTGAGGGGCAAGGCTTCGTCGTGGCGATGAACACACTTGACGCTGGCCGTATTGGTATTGGCACTCAAGCCTTAGGGATTGCGCGAGCCGCCTTTGAAGCTGCCCGAAAATATTCCATTGAGCGCGAGGCCTTTGGCAAAAAGATTGCCGAATTTGGTTCTATTCAAGATTATTTGGCCGATATGAATACGAAAATCGATGCAGCGCGCTTACTCATTCATCGTGCCGCCTGGATGAAAGATCAGGGTGTGGCTTTTTCTAAACAAGCGGCGATGGGCAAACTCTTTGCCTCAGAGGCTGCCATGTGGATTACTACCAAGGCCATTCAAGTGTTTGGTGGTTATGGCTATATGAAAGATTATCCCGTCGAACGTTTATTCCGCGATGCCAAAATCACTGAAATTTACGAGGGCACCTCTGAGATTCAGCGCCTGGTGATTGCCCGAAATCTCTTAAAAGAAATTTCCTAA
- the efp gene encoding elongation factor P translates to MPMNATQLRPGMIIVWEGQLCQVMKCQHRTPGNLRAFMQATLRNLKVGNQYEVRFSPSDSLEEVRLDERPMQYLYAEGDQWVFMDTQNYEQIHLSKELLKDVAMMILPDSVVKVTFHEGKAFGVNLPKTVDLKVTSTEPSIKGATASASYKPATLETGLVVKVPPFIQEGEIIRVDTDTKEYLERAKS, encoded by the coding sequence ATGCCCATGAACGCAACCCAATTACGCCCCGGAATGATCATCGTGTGGGAAGGCCAGTTGTGCCAAGTGATGAAATGCCAGCATCGCACTCCCGGCAATTTACGTGCTTTTATGCAAGCCACGCTTCGCAATTTAAAAGTGGGCAATCAATACGAAGTACGTTTTTCTCCCAGTGATTCTTTAGAAGAAGTGCGTTTAGACGAACGGCCTATGCAATATTTATATGCAGAAGGCGATCAATGGGTTTTTATGGATACCCAAAATTATGAGCAGATCCATCTTTCCAAAGAACTTTTAAAAGATGTGGCGATGATGATTTTGCCAGACTCGGTGGTTAAAGTGACCTTTCATGAAGGCAAGGCCTTTGGGGTCAATCTTCCTAAAACGGTTGATTTAAAAGTTACCAGCACCGAGCCTTCAATTAAGGGCGCTACGGCCTCGGCTTCTTATAAACCGGCCACTTTAGAAACAGGATTAGTCGTTAAAGTCCCTCCTTTTATTCAAGAAGGGGAAATCATTCGGGTTGATACAGACACGAAGGAATATCTCGAACGAGCTAAAAGTTAA
- a CDS encoding cobalamin B12-binding domain-containing protein, with protein MAERKLRILVGKPGLDGHDRGAKVIARALRDAGVEVIYTGLHQTPEMIVDTSIQEDVDAVSLSILSGAHNYVFPEIIRLLKEKGMGDVVVFGGGIVPDDDIASLKKSGVKEIFTPGTPLKSIIDWVFQNVQPRKL; from the coding sequence ATGGCAGAACGAAAACTACGCATTCTAGTGGGTAAGCCAGGGCTCGATGGTCATGATCGAGGGGCCAAGGTCATTGCCCGTGCCTTACGCGATGCAGGTGTTGAGGTGATCTACACCGGCCTACACCAAACCCCTGAAATGATCGTTGATACATCGATTCAAGAAGATGTCGATGCCGTGAGTTTATCGATTTTATCCGGGGCTCATAATTATGTATTTCCAGAAATCATTCGTTTATTAAAAGAAAAAGGCATGGGTGATGTGGTGGTGTTTGGCGGGGGCATTGTGCCGGATGATGATATTGCTAGCTTAAAAAAATCTGGTGTGAAAGAAATTTTTACCCCCGGTACTCCGTTAAAATCCATTATTGATTGGGTCTTCCAAAACGTCCAGCCGCGTAAGTTATAA